In a genomic window of Chryseobacterium sp. G0162:
- a CDS encoding carboxypeptidase-like regulatory domain-containing protein: MKTLIKILSIFILIFCLFSCNEDLVEQAQTGILRGKVVKRGSNVPLANVKIFTNPTTQTVFSGTDGSFEIAAMPIGNYSVKAELSGYITSFQSVNMQNQNQVVTVVFEMDDDTSLNSPPTTPQLLSPIDNAVNQPLSVELTWSATDPDTADVLKYSLTIKNNLDTNVIQVNELKVNHYTLSNLKFGVSYFWQVSVSDGIHQPVLSQTGKFTTNTVPANRYHYVRKLNGNFVIMSSDEQGNSFQFTDSSYNSWRPRKNNNAGLIAFLRTEGGSTHIYTANPDGSNPFKVTTVPVAGFNAYEVDFAWSTNGKEIIYSNFNKLYRINKDGSGLTLVYTTPDGSMISECDWSYDGSKIAIKTNDYNGYNTSIYVIDMMGNVLKTVLSGSAGASGGLNFSVDGQLLLFTRDLSGYQDGSGNYRQLDSHIFIYNLTSNAISDISSESEKALGTNDLDPRFSPNNAQVIFMNTSNDNISQRNVMVINLNSSMTDLSRATLFSNGEMPDYE; the protein is encoded by the coding sequence ATGAAAACTTTAATCAAAATACTAAGCATATTCATCCTGATTTTTTGTCTGTTTTCATGCAATGAAGACCTTGTAGAACAGGCTCAAACAGGAATTCTAAGAGGAAAAGTAGTGAAAAGAGGCAGTAATGTGCCCCTTGCGAATGTGAAAATCTTTACCAATCCTACCACACAAACCGTTTTCAGTGGTACAGATGGTTCTTTTGAAATTGCGGCAATGCCGATAGGTAATTATTCAGTAAAAGCAGAGCTTTCAGGATATATTACAAGCTTTCAGTCTGTCAATATGCAGAATCAAAATCAGGTGGTAACAGTGGTATTTGAAATGGATGATGATACTTCACTGAATTCTCCACCTACCACACCGCAGCTTCTAAGTCCGATAGACAATGCGGTCAATCAGCCATTGAGTGTTGAGCTGACCTGGAGTGCAACCGATCCGGATACAGCAGACGTTTTAAAATATAGTTTAACAATTAAAAATAATCTTGACACTAATGTGATACAGGTTAATGAGTTGAAAGTGAATCACTATACACTTTCAAATCTGAAGTTTGGTGTAAGTTACTTCTGGCAGGTGTCTGTTTCGGACGGCATTCACCAGCCAGTTTTAAGTCAGACGGGTAAGTTTACGACCAATACGGTTCCGGCTAACCGATATCATTACGTGAGAAAACTGAATGGTAACTTTGTTATCATGTCAAGTGATGAACAGGGAAATAGTTTTCAGTTTACAGACTCTTCCTATAACAGCTGGAGGCCACGGAAAAATAATAACGCAGGTCTCATTGCTTTTCTCCGAACTGAAGGGGGAAGTACCCATATTTACACCGCAAATCCGGATGGTTCCAATCCTTTTAAAGTAACCACTGTTCCTGTAGCCGGCTTTAATGCTTACGAAGTGGATTTTGCCTGGAGTACCAACGGTAAAGAAATTATTTATTCAAATTTTAATAAATTATATAGAATCAATAAAGATGGAAGCGGACTGACTCTGGTATATACCACTCCGGATGGAAGCATGATTTCGGAATGTGACTGGAGCTATGACGGAAGCAAAATTGCCATAAAAACGAATGACTATAACGGTTATAATACAAGTATTTATGTTATAGATATGATGGGAAATGTTCTTAAAACAGTATTGTCCGGATCTGCTGGGGCTAGTGGAGGATTGAATTTCTCTGTAGACGGGCAGCTTCTTCTCTTTACCCGTGATCTATCAGGATACCAGGATGGAAGTGGAAATTATCGCCAATTGGATTCTCATATTTTCATTTATAACTTAACGAGTAATGCGATAAGTGATATTTCTTCTGAAAGCGAAAAAGCATTAGGAACTAATGATCTGGACCCAAGATTTTCACCCAATAATGCCCAGGTGATCTTTATGAATACTTCCAATGATAATATTTCACAAAGAAATGTAATGGTAATAAATCTTAACAGCAGTATGACAGATCTTTCACGAGCCACACTTTTCAGTAATGGTGAAATGCCGGACTATGAGTAG
- a CDS encoding CsgG/HfaB family protein, translating into MRTYTYTRIFFCSFLLCVLQACSSIFGLPSDPEKPTMGEVTSSTEELKKLPLPKEKIVIGVYKFRDQTGQYKPSENGNNWSTAVPQGTTTILIKALEDSRWFIPIERENIANLLNERQIIRSTRQEYIKDADKNTQSLPPLLYAGILLEGGVISYDSNILTGGLGARYFGIGASTQYRQDRITIYLRAVSTLNGEILKTVYTSKTILSTSINGSFFRYIDTERLLEAEVGLTQNEPVQLAVTEAIEKAVKSLIVEGIQDKIWGKAIDSTTSYQALLNEYNKEQENNNGRVVGNRYPENYRQKISVFANVEAQKVKDDYVNPKMNIGGKVGMKYFLTPNFNVEVNGNYFTLENENIVKRNYFGPEVNLEYLLFPKYRFSPYIYGGAGALYSKYKPQYKGQVGGGLEYMIDHNFSLRASAQYDLGFKDDWEGLVNGKRKDQALRFALGINFYLGNK; encoded by the coding sequence ATGAGAACTTACACTTACACCAGAATTTTTTTCTGTAGTTTTCTGCTATGTGTTTTACAGGCCTGTAGCTCAATCTTTGGTCTACCTTCAGATCCTGAAAAGCCAACAATGGGAGAGGTAACTTCTTCCACAGAAGAACTTAAGAAACTCCCTCTGCCTAAAGAGAAAATAGTGATCGGAGTTTATAAATTCAGAGACCAGACCGGCCAGTATAAACCTTCTGAAAATGGTAACAACTGGAGCACTGCCGTGCCACAGGGGACCACTACCATTCTGATCAAAGCACTTGAAGACAGCCGTTGGTTCATTCCTATCGAAAGAGAAAATATTGCCAACCTGCTCAATGAAAGACAAATTATCCGGTCTACACGTCAAGAATATATTAAAGATGCAGATAAAAATACTCAGTCACTTCCTCCACTTCTATATGCCGGAATTCTTCTGGAAGGAGGAGTCATTTCCTATGACAGTAATATCCTGACAGGAGGTCTTGGTGCCCGTTACTTTGGCATTGGAGCTTCCACACAATACCGTCAGGATAGAATTACCATTTATCTGCGTGCTGTTTCCACGCTTAATGGAGAAATTCTTAAAACAGTTTACACTTCCAAAACCATTCTTTCAACCAGTATCAATGGAAGCTTTTTCAGATATATAGATACTGAAAGACTTCTGGAAGCTGAGGTAGGATTAACTCAAAACGAACCCGTTCAGTTAGCCGTAACCGAAGCTATTGAAAAAGCCGTTAAATCGCTTATCGTAGAAGGTATTCAAGATAAAATATGGGGAAAAGCGATTGACAGTACTACAAGTTATCAGGCATTGCTCAATGAATATAATAAAGAACAGGAAAATAATAATGGACGGGTAGTAGGAAACCGATATCCGGAGAATTATAGACAAAAGATTTCCGTATTTGCCAATGTAGAAGCTCAGAAAGTTAAAGATGATTATGTAAATCCTAAAATGAATATTGGTGGGAAAGTGGGAATGAAATATTTCCTCACTCCTAACTTTAATGTTGAGGTAAATGGAAACTATTTTACCCTTGAAAATGAAAATATAGTCAAAAGAAACTACTTCGGTCCTGAAGTGAATCTGGAATACCTTCTTTTTCCAAAATACAGATTCAGTCCCTATATTTATGGGGGGGCAGGAGCATTGTACTCTAAATATAAACCTCAATACAAAGGACAGGTTGGAGGCGGGCTTGAATACATGATTGATCACAACTTTTCGCTGAGAGCCTCTGCTCAATATGATCTAGGATTTAAAGATGATTGGGAAGGGCTTGTCAATGGAAAAAGAAAAGATCAGGCCTTACGTTTTGCACTGGGGATCAATTTTTACCTTGGAAACAAATAA
- a CDS encoding curli production assembly/transport component CsgF, translated as MKTFVILLLFVAGIFQGKSQQLVYKPINPAFGGDTFNYQWLLSSANAQNQFDQKNDYSNLLDKVNSLDSFTQSLNRQILSELSRKLFDEQFGSGNIKPGNYLFGSLYLQITNTNQGLLINILDTSTGDQSEIVIPK; from the coding sequence ATGAAAACTTTTGTTATTCTTTTACTTTTTGTTGCGGGTATTTTCCAAGGAAAATCTCAGCAACTTGTTTATAAGCCGATTAATCCTGCATTTGGAGGTGATACTTTTAATTATCAGTGGCTTTTAAGCTCAGCTAATGCACAGAATCAGTTTGACCAAAAAAACGATTACAGCAATCTGCTTGATAAAGTGAATTCCCTTGATAGTTTTACTCAGAGTCTCAATAGACAAATCCTCAGTGAACTTTCAAGAAAACTATTTGACGAGCAGTTTGGGAGTGGAAATATAAAACCGGGTAATTATCTTTTTGGTTCACTTTACCTTCAGATTACCAATACCAATCAGGGACTTTTGATTAATATTTTGGATACCAGTACAGGCGATCAGTCCGAGATCGTAATTCCAAAATAA
- a CDS encoding curli production assembly/transport protein CsgE: protein MMKPLSILSLNTFFVFLFILGYGQEDKKVTARIESSTLENQIKIKAIVVNNTAVYKELNYLLISIKKGNGGNLSNNQQSGKFSVNPNEVKVLSEMSVNLESKDALKAFLYIRDEESKALVAKDSLELNSDLFRKKIAKAEDDAVYELKGLTIDETKTKVGKDFYDMFYIQYSQLPDKSSSAITIAELPLRGTSGQINIQMEDKIIYSFMTNPGEDYLKEQLAFSLKYIKEFTAKKNLIKNEFIY from the coding sequence ATGATGAAACCTTTATCCATCCTGAGTTTGAATACTTTTTTTGTCTTCCTGTTTATATTGGGTTATGGGCAGGAGGATAAAAAAGTAACCGCAAGAATTGAAAGCAGCACGTTGGAGAACCAAATCAAAATAAAAGCTATAGTTGTTAATAATACAGCGGTGTACAAAGAACTGAATTATCTTTTAATATCTATAAAAAAAGGAAATGGAGGAAACCTTTCCAATAATCAGCAAAGTGGTAAGTTTTCTGTCAATCCTAACGAAGTAAAGGTATTATCTGAGATGAGTGTCAATCTTGAATCAAAAGACGCGTTGAAAGCTTTCCTTTATATCAGAGATGAGGAATCTAAAGCTTTGGTAGCAAAAGACAGTCTTGAACTTAATAGTGATCTTTTTAGAAAGAAGATAGCCAAGGCAGAAGATGATGCTGTTTATGAACTTAAAGGACTCACCATTGATGAAACCAAAACTAAGGTTGGAAAAGACTTTTATGATATGTTTTATATCCAATATAGTCAGCTTCCGGACAAAAGCAGCAGCGCCATCACTATTGCTGAACTTCCTCTTCGGGGAACAAGCGGTCAAATCAATATTCAGATGGAAGATAAAATAATCTACAGCTTTATGACCAATCCGGGAGAAGATTATTTAAAAGAACAATTAGCTTTTAGCTTAAAATATATCAAGGAATTTACAGCAAAGAAAAACCTTATAAAAAATGAATTTATCTATTAA
- a CDS encoding NUDIX hydrolase codes for MENFGKDLLRKIKSVELPGEPAHGVFSPPYRPVFTYDEVLAKNPKFAAVNIVLYLKDNEWYFPLIQRTVNEHDRHSGQISLPGGKREEMDQDFAETAIRETSEEIGIDKHYVRIIREMSPIYIPPSNFYVYPYISYTKKNPLFVLQQSEAVETIEFPITSFLNLSDTPEIMALPSAGGSEVPVINFNGYIIWGATAMILSEFSQLLKKM; via the coding sequence ATGGAAAATTTTGGAAAAGATTTATTAAGAAAAATAAAAAGTGTAGAGCTTCCCGGTGAACCCGCCCATGGAGTGTTCTCACCTCCCTACCGTCCCGTTTTTACGTACGATGAAGTACTTGCAAAAAATCCTAAGTTTGCAGCCGTAAATATTGTGTTGTATCTAAAAGATAACGAGTGGTATTTTCCGTTAATCCAAAGAACCGTTAATGAACATGACAGACATAGCGGACAGATCTCCTTACCTGGCGGAAAGCGTGAAGAAATGGATCAGGATTTTGCTGAAACTGCCATTAGGGAAACCTCTGAAGAAATTGGGATAGATAAACATTATGTGAGAATTATCAGAGAAATGTCTCCCATTTATATTCCACCAAGTAATTTTTACGTATATCCGTATATTTCATATACTAAAAAGAATCCGCTCTTCGTTCTTCAGCAGAGTGAAGCTGTAGAGACCATTGAGTTTCCGATCACTTCTTTTTTAAACCTGTCGGATACTCCAGAAATTATGGCACTTCCGAGTGCCGGCGGAAGTGAAGTTCCTGTTATTAATTTCAATGGATATATTATCTGGGGTGCTACGGCAATGATATTAAGTGAATTCAGCCAGTTGCTGAAAAAAATGTAA
- a CDS encoding lysophospholipid acyltransferase family protein — protein sequence MAKKNIFTDAFGTPYFLKRFIIFILGVVSYRRFNGFNKLKITGTEHLVDLPDSNVLFVSNHQTYFADVAAMYHAFCAVNNGYLNTIKNPIYLLNPKIDFYYVAAEETMNKGILPKIFKIAGAVTVKRTWRAEGKNVNRMVDMSEVDNIMKALDNGWVATFPQGTTSAFAQGRRGTAKLVKNQRPIVIPIKINGFRRAFDKKGLRVKVTGVKPTMEFKAPLDIDYDNEKAPEILLKIMTAIEQTEDFNVLHNYDEELKAKKLEQKDSNN from the coding sequence ATGGCGAAGAAAAATATTTTCACCGATGCATTCGGAACACCTTATTTTTTAAAAAGGTTTATTATTTTTATTTTAGGAGTTGTATCCTACAGAAGGTTCAACGGCTTTAATAAGTTAAAAATAACCGGAACAGAGCACCTGGTGGATCTTCCGGATTCTAATGTATTATTTGTATCTAACCACCAGACTTATTTTGCTGATGTAGCTGCAATGTATCACGCTTTCTGTGCCGTAAATAATGGATATTTAAATACGATTAAGAATCCGATCTATCTGTTAAATCCAAAAATCGATTTTTACTATGTAGCAGCAGAAGAAACCATGAATAAGGGTATTCTTCCTAAAATCTTTAAGATTGCAGGAGCCGTAACAGTAAAAAGGACCTGGAGGGCAGAAGGAAAAAATGTCAACAGAATGGTAGACATGAGCGAGGTAGACAATATTATGAAAGCACTGGACAACGGCTGGGTAGCAACCTTCCCTCAAGGAACAACATCTGCCTTTGCCCAGGGACGAAGAGGGACTGCCAAATTGGTAAAAAACCAACGCCCAATTGTAATCCCGATTAAGATTAACGGATTCAGAAGAGCATTTGATAAAAAAGGACTTCGTGTAAAGGTTACCGGTGTAAAACCTACCATGGAATTCAAGGCTCCTCTGGATATCGATTATGATAATGAAAAAGCACCGGAAATTTTATTGAAGATTATGACTGCTATTGAGCAGACTGAAGACTTCAATGTATTACACAATTATGATGAAGAACTTAAAGCTAAAAAATTAGAACAAAAGGACTCAAATAATTAA
- a CDS encoding UDP-N-acetylmuramate--L-alanine ligase encodes MKTHFIAIGGSAMHNLAIALKDKGYQVTGSDDAIFEPSKSRLEKKGILPQEMGWFPEKITPDIDAVILGMHAHQDNPELAKAKELGLKIYSYPEFLYEQSKNKTRVVIAGSHGKTTITSMILHVLNFHQKEVDFMVGAQLEGFDCMVKLTQDNDFMVLEGDEYLSSPIDLRSKFLLYQPNIALMSGIAWDHINVFKTFDDYIEQFRKFVASITPGGVLVYNEEDLEVVKVVENAENYFRKIPYKTPEYEISNGKVYLKTEMGDVPLSVFGAHNLLNMEGARHICQQLGIMDEDFYEAIMSFKGASKRLEKVEREDKGILYKDFAHAPSKVKAAVKAFKEQFKNEKKYGFLELHTYSSLNPAFLEQYDHAMDGLEEAVVFYSEDALKIKRMEPISPEFIKEKFKNENLRVFTNAEDLHAYWNTLDKTNGVYLMMSSGNFGGLDLTK; translated from the coding sequence TTGAAAACCCACTTCATTGCCATTGGCGGAAGCGCCATGCACAATCTTGCCATTGCATTAAAAGATAAAGGATATCAGGTTACCGGCTCAGATGATGCTATTTTTGAACCATCAAAATCCAGATTGGAGAAAAAGGGAATATTACCTCAGGAAATGGGTTGGTTCCCGGAAAAAATCACTCCGGATATTGATGCTGTGATCCTTGGAATGCATGCTCATCAGGATAATCCTGAACTGGCTAAGGCAAAAGAATTAGGGTTAAAAATATATTCTTACCCGGAATTTCTATATGAACAGTCTAAGAATAAAACCAGAGTGGTTATTGCCGGATCACACGGAAAAACAACCATTACTTCCATGATCCTTCATGTGCTGAATTTCCATCAGAAAGAGGTAGATTTTATGGTGGGTGCTCAGCTGGAAGGCTTCGACTGTATGGTAAAACTAACTCAGGATAACGATTTTATGGTGTTGGAAGGTGATGAATACCTTTCTTCTCCTATTGACCTGCGTTCCAAATTTTTATTGTACCAACCGAATATCGCCCTGATGAGTGGTATTGCATGGGACCATATCAATGTTTTCAAAACATTTGATGATTATATTGAACAGTTCAGAAAATTTGTAGCAAGCATTACTCCAGGTGGTGTTTTAGTGTACAATGAAGAAGATCTGGAAGTGGTGAAAGTAGTGGAAAATGCTGAAAATTATTTCAGAAAGATCCCTTACAAAACTCCTGAATATGAGATCAGCAACGGAAAAGTATACCTAAAAACGGAAATGGGAGATGTTCCTCTTTCTGTTTTTGGAGCACACAACCTGTTGAATATGGAAGGGGCAAGGCATATTTGCCAACAGCTGGGTATTATGGACGAAGATTTCTATGAAGCAATTATGAGCTTCAAAGGAGCTTCTAAACGTCTTGAAAAGGTAGAAAGAGAAGATAAAGGAATATTGTATAAAGACTTTGCCCACGCTCCCAGTAAAGTAAAGGCTGCTGTAAAAGCATTCAAAGAGCAGTTTAAGAATGAAAAGAAATATGGCTTCCTTGAACTTCATACCTACTCTAGCTTAAATCCCGCCTTTTTAGAGCAGTATGACCACGCTATGGACGGATTGGAGGAAGCGGTCGTTTTCTATTCTGAAGATGCTTTAAAAATTAAAAGAATGGAGCCTATTTCTCCGGAATTTATTAAAGAAAAATTCAAGAATGAGAATCTAAGGGTTTTCACAAATGCTGAAGATCTTCACGCTTACTGGAATACATTGGATAAAACCAACGGAGTTTATCTGATGATGAGTTCAGGAAATTTTGGCGGTCTGGATCTGACGAAATAA
- a CDS encoding lipocalin family protein has protein sequence MKKLFLSLAAFSTIVACSSSNDDEPRTNNASIVGKWYINKAEKYTSANKQTEVHVFSECEKKGTHEFREKDMTSTTFAPENNNCVQTDVVTRRYTFDLESKKFWYDDDKDFPYTISQLTQTDMVFEDHLADVDGDGIKDVIKFYFKRIK, from the coding sequence ATGAAAAAATTATTTCTATCATTAGCTGCATTTTCAACAATTGTAGCATGCAGCAGCAGTAATGATGATGAACCACGAACGAATAATGCTTCTATTGTTGGAAAATGGTATATAAATAAAGCTGAAAAATATACATCAGCAAATAAACAAACAGAAGTCCATGTCTTCAGCGAATGTGAGAAAAAAGGGACTCATGAATTTAGAGAAAAAGATATGACTTCCACAACTTTTGCTCCTGAAAATAATAATTGTGTGCAGACAGACGTTGTTACCAGAAGGTATACTTTTGATCTGGAATCTAAAAAGTTTTGGTATGATGATGATAAAGATTTTCCTTATACTATTTCTCAATTAACGCAAACAGATATGGTGTTTGAAGATCATCTTGCGGATGTTGATGGCGACGGAATAAAAGATGTTATTAAATTTTATTTTAAAAGAATCAAATAA
- a CDS encoding NAD(P)H-dependent flavin oxidoreductase codes for MFWPETISKKLGVKYPVIQAPMFGVSTVPMVAAATRAGCLGSLALADLSADESIELIRETKKLTDQPFAANIFVHHIPKITEVLKDQFVKTRTFLEQLAKDNNIEVSFPDLEDLKVRSYHELVDAVIEENCKILSFTFGNLDHQSIQKLKENGIRLIGTCTSVSEALILEKSGIDIICVQGTEAGGHRGTFDPEHVPQIGGLSLLSQVYDHVKVPLVYAGGIYNGKTLRAVKDLGAQGFQVGNLLLASQESALQPFEKERLKKVREDEIMLTKSFSGRYARGVKNKFIDTVENSEYILPYPYQNKLTNALRKAAKAKQNADFVGIWTGQSIHDYSELSTEQILKNLIFQAQEK; via the coding sequence ATGTTTTGGCCGGAAACAATCAGTAAAAAATTAGGAGTAAAATACCCTGTTATTCAGGCTCCGATGTTTGGAGTGAGTACTGTACCAATGGTTGCTGCTGCAACTCGTGCAGGGTGTCTGGGATCGTTGGCATTAGCTGATCTTTCAGCAGATGAATCTATTGAATTGATCAGGGAGACAAAAAAGTTAACAGATCAACCTTTTGCAGCTAATATTTTTGTACATCATATTCCCAAAATAACAGAGGTTTTAAAAGATCAATTTGTTAAAACCAGAACGTTTTTAGAGCAACTTGCAAAAGACAATAATATTGAAGTCAGTTTTCCTGATCTGGAAGATCTTAAAGTGAGATCTTATCATGAACTGGTGGATGCGGTAATTGAAGAAAATTGTAAAATTTTAAGTTTTACTTTTGGGAATCTGGATCATCAAAGCATTCAGAAGCTTAAAGAAAATGGAATCAGACTTATTGGTACCTGTACTTCTGTAAGTGAGGCTTTAATTTTAGAAAAATCAGGGATTGATATCATCTGTGTGCAGGGAACAGAAGCTGGTGGTCACAGAGGAACTTTTGATCCGGAACATGTTCCACAGATCGGAGGTTTGTCTTTATTATCACAGGTATACGATCACGTAAAGGTTCCGCTGGTCTATGCAGGTGGAATTTACAACGGGAAAACTTTACGGGCAGTAAAAGATTTGGGAGCACAAGGATTCCAGGTAGGCAATCTTTTATTGGCTTCCCAGGAAAGCGCTTTGCAGCCTTTTGAAAAAGAAAGGCTTAAAAAAGTAAGAGAAGATGAGATCATGTTAACAAAAAGCTTTTCAGGCAGATATGCCAGAGGAGTTAAAAATAAATTTATTGATACGGTTGAAAACTCTGAATATATTCTGCCTTATCCTTATCAAAATAAACTGACAAACGCATTACGGAAAGCTGCTAAAGCTAAACAGAATGCAGACTTTGTGGGGATTTGGACAGGACAATCTATTCATGATTACAGCGAACTCTCTACTGAACAAATTCTGAAAAATCTCATATTTCAAGCTCAGGAGAAGTAA
- a CDS encoding aldo/keto reductase encodes MQKKTYTGQPVVTLNNGVDIPALGFGVWQMEDLKECENAVIKAIQTGYRMIDTAAIYQNETAVGDAVKNSGIDRNELFITSKVWVQDHGYEKAKRAFQRTLDRLQMDYLDMYLIHWPYGDFLGTWKALEELYQEGKIKAIGVCNFTVEKLEELKSNSTILPVINQIELHPVFQQKELQVYDRENNIITQPWSPLGNGNASLLNNPDLKAIAEKYGKTVAQVILRWHLQEGFVVIPKSVTPSRIEENFNVFDFELTADEMNVVRSLDTGKRLFFDPKDPEWEQKMLNSVADI; translated from the coding sequence ATGCAAAAGAAAACTTACACAGGACAACCTGTAGTAACCTTAAATAACGGAGTGGATATTCCTGCTTTAGGCTTTGGAGTATGGCAGATGGAGGACCTGAAAGAATGCGAAAATGCTGTCATTAAAGCTATTCAGACAGGGTATAGAATGATTGACACTGCTGCTATTTATCAAAATGAAACGGCTGTAGGAGATGCCGTAAAAAACAGTGGGATTGATCGAAATGAATTATTTATAACCTCTAAAGTCTGGGTTCAGGATCATGGGTATGAAAAAGCAAAGCGTGCATTTCAGAGAACGTTAGACAGACTACAGATGGATTACCTGGATATGTATCTTATTCACTGGCCTTATGGTGATTTTCTGGGAACATGGAAGGCTTTGGAGGAGCTGTATCAGGAAGGAAAGATTAAAGCAATTGGAGTTTGTAACTTTACCGTTGAAAAGCTTGAAGAGTTAAAATCGAACTCAACGATTCTTCCGGTCATCAACCAAATTGAACTCCACCCGGTTTTCCAACAAAAAGAATTACAGGTGTATGACAGGGAAAATAATATTATAACACAGCCTTGGAGCCCGCTTGGTAATGGAAATGCTAGCCTTTTAAATAATCCTGATCTGAAGGCAATTGCTGAGAAATATGGAAAAACAGTGGCCCAGGTAATCCTGAGATGGCATTTACAGGAAGGTTTTGTAGTCATTCCGAAATCTGTGACCCCATCAAGAATTGAAGAGAATTTTAATGTATTTGATTTTGAACTGACGGCAGATGAAATGAATGTTGTCCGTTCTTTAGATACAGGGAAAAGATTATTCTTTGATCCAAAAGACCCGGAATGGGAGCAAAAGATGCTGAATTCTGTAGCGGATATTTAA
- a CDS encoding GNAT family N-acetyltransferase, with product MEQYTFNKIAKDSEIPYELLLLADETVEAINQYIFKCDIYLLHDGTENIAVMALYKNSDTELEIKNIAVIESYRSKGIGSILIHKAKEIAANNQYEILSVGTSDTGFQQIRFYEKNGFMKTRIRKDFFIENYPTPIYENGLQMRDMIILEYTLI from the coding sequence ATGGAACAGTATACTTTTAATAAAATTGCCAAAGATTCGGAGATCCCTTATGAATTACTATTGTTAGCTGACGAAACCGTTGAAGCTATTAATCAATACATCTTCAAATGTGATATCTATCTGTTACATGACGGAACAGAAAATATTGCTGTGATGGCTTTATATAAAAACAGTGATACTGAACTGGAGATTAAAAATATTGCAGTAATCGAAAGCTATAGAAGCAAAGGAATTGGCAGTATTCTGATTCATAAGGCCAAAGAAATTGCAGCTAACAATCAGTATGAAATTCTGAGCGTGGGAACTTCCGATACCGGATTCCAACAAATTAGATTTTATGAAAAAAACGGTTTCATGAAAACAAGAATACGTAAAGATTTTTTCATTGAAAATTATCCAACTCCAATTTATGAAAATGGGTTACAGATGCGGGATATGATTATTTTAGAATATACCCTGATCTAA
- a CDS encoding LysR family transcriptional regulator — MVNLEWYRTFKAIYKTGTLTGAADALFISQPGVSLHLSSLEAYVGYKLFDRTGRKMIPTERGKVLFNAVAEPLTKLEDVEKNFQKSIEKHTPTISVGMCFETFQTTLEQYVSSLPFNLIISFGEYPEMLDQLDKGILDLIITPKKGSSPNIQHEAFSSEQIILVGGKEVDTEAFKKVLKTKDAEQIEAWLKNEKWYGTTGDMEHLFQFWTLNFGHKPNFRPNYIVPNLNSIIRCLKGGTGLAVVPDFLCKNAIDSGEVKLIWEGKKKLENTLYFGCRKKTNYQTEIEHIKGLFRKVMGTKE, encoded by the coding sequence ATGGTCAATTTAGAATGGTATCGTACTTTTAAAGCGATCTATAAAACCGGGACATTAACAGGCGCGGCAGATGCCTTATTCATTTCACAACCTGGGGTAAGTTTGCATTTAAGTTCACTCGAAGCCTATGTTGGGTATAAATTATTTGACAGGACCGGGCGAAAAATGATTCCTACAGAAAGAGGAAAAGTATTATTCAATGCTGTAGCAGAACCTCTTACCAAGCTGGAAGATGTAGAGAAAAATTTTCAGAAATCTATAGAAAAGCATACCCCAACAATTAGTGTTGGAATGTGTTTTGAAACTTTTCAGACCACCTTGGAGCAATATGTTTCTTCATTACCTTTTAACTTGATTATCAGTTTTGGAGAATATCCTGAAATGCTGGATCAGCTGGATAAAGGAATCCTTGATCTCATCATCACGCCCAAAAAGGGATCTTCACCTAATATACAGCATGAAGCATTTTCTTCGGAACAGATTATATTGGTAGGAGGAAAAGAGGTAGATACGGAAGCTTTTAAAAAAGTTTTAAAAACAAAAGATGCTGAACAGATCGAAGCATGGCTGAAGAATGAGAAATGGTATGGAACTACCGGAGATATGGAACATCTTTTCCAGTTCTGGACTTTAAATTTTGGTCACAAACCGAATTTCCGCCCCAATTATATCGTTCCTAATCTCAATTCTATCATCCGTTGCCTGAAAGGAGGTACAGGATTAGCCGTTGTACCGGATTTCTTGTGCAAGAATGCAATTGACAGTGGAGAGGTGAAGCTGATCTGGGAGGGAAAGAAAAAGCTGGAAAATACTTTGTATTTCGGATGCCGAAAAAAGACCAATTATCAAACGGAAATAGAACATATTAAAGGATTATTCCGTAAAGTAATGGGCACAAAGGAGTAA